A window of the Archocentrus centrarchus isolate MPI-CPG fArcCen1 chromosome 9, fArcCen1, whole genome shotgun sequence genome harbors these coding sequences:
- the cdk7 gene encoding cyclin-dependent kinase 7 produces MALDVKSRAKRYEKLDFLGEGQFATVYKARDKLTDTIVAIKKIKVGHRTEAKDGINRTALREIKLLQELHHPNIIGLLDAFGHKSNISLVFDFMETDLEVIIKDTSLVLTPANIKAYILMTLQGLEYMHQHWVLHRDLKPNNLLLDGNGVLKLADFGLAKSFGSPSRVYTHQVVTRWYRSPELLFGARMYGVGVDMWAVGCILAELLLRVPFLAGDSDLDQLTKIFEALGTPTEETWPGLSSLPDFVSFKIFPGTPLEHIFSAAGDDLLELLQGLFTFNPSTRTTATQALKMRYFSNRPGPTPGPQLPRPNCSAEALREKETVGHKRKIEGLETTAMKKKLIF; encoded by the exons ATGGCGCTTGATGTTAAAAGTAGAGCCAAACGATACGAGAAACTGGATTTCCTTGGAGAGGGTCAG TTTGCCACAGTGTACAAAGCCAGGGACAAACTGACCGACACCATCGTTGCCAttaaaaag ATTAAGGTTGGCCACAGGACTGAAGCTAAAGATG GTATAAATCGGACCGCTCTCAGAGAGATAAaactgctgcaggagctgcatCATCCAAACATCATCGGG CTGTTGGATGCTTTCGGGCATAAATCAAACATAAGCCTGGTGTTTGATTTCATGGAAACGGACCTGGAG GTTATCATCAAAGATACTAGCCTAGTCTTAACTCCAGCCAACATCAAAGCTTACATCCTCATGACTCTACAGGGATTAGAGTATATGCATCAGCACTGGGTCCTGCACAGG gATCTGAAGCCCAATAATCTGTTGTTAGATGGCAATGGGGTGTTGAAGTTGGCTGATTTTGGCTTGGCCAAATCTTTTGGCAGCCCTAGCAGAGTCTACACACATCAGGTCGTTACCAG GTGGTACCGCtcacctgagctcctgtttggtGCCAGGATGTACGGTGTGGGTGTTGACATGTGGGCAGTGGGATGCATCTTGGCAGAGTTACTACTTCGG GTCCCATTTCTTGCGGGAGATTCAGATCTTGACCAGCTGACTAAGATCTTTGAGGCTCTGGGAACACCCACAGAAGAAACATGGCCT GGCTTGAGTAGTCTACCAGACTTTGTGTCCTTCAAAATATTTCCCGGCACACCGCTGGAACATATATTTAGTGCAGCTGGAGATGATTTACTTGAGCTACTACAAGGTCTCTTTACCTTTAATCCTTCAACGAGGACCACAGCTACACAG GCTCTAAAGATGAGGTACTTCAGCAATCGGCCTGGCCCCACTCCTGGTCCCCAACTCCCCCGGCCGAACTGCTCAGCTGAGGCTTTGAGGGAGAAGGAGACAGTCGGGCACAAGAGAAAAATAGAAGGCCTGGAGACAA CTGCAATGAAGAAGAAGCTCATCTTCTGA
- the serinc5 gene encoding serine incorporator 5 produces MCTPCCISQLACCCGSAACSCCCKCCPKIKQSTGTRIMYAFYFLLVTVLCVIMMSPTVEQALKDNIPFYSELCEKVNAGENCKTLVGYSAVYKVCFGMACFFLFFCIFTIRVNNSTGCRAAIHNGFWLLKFIALVACCAGGFFLPNEATFLEVWRYIGAVGGFIFLLIQLMMLVEFAHRWNANWYSGVKYNRLWYAALAFVTLVLFSVGVGAVVFMGIFYTHPEACLLNKIFLGINGSLCLVVSLLAISPFIQKLQPNSGLLQPGVITVYVMYLTFSAFSSKPKEMLVIDGVNTTVCVFPINSGSESDKKIVTALGTIILFGCVLYSCLTSTTRRGSAALRVCRNTEPETERARCCFCFGDDTDEYDEEKTGSGQNVLYDEREATIYSYTYFHFVFFLGSLYVMMTVTNWFHYDDHKIEKLLDGSWSVFWIKMASCWVCLILYMWTLIAPMVCPKRFVA; encoded by the exons ATGTGCACTCCATGTTGTATCTCGCAG CTGGCCTGCTGCTGCGGCTCAGCGGCCTGCTCATGCTGCTGTAAGTGCTGCCCGAAGATCAAACAGTCTACAGGGACCCGAATCATGTACGCCTTCTACTTCCTGCTGGTCACCGtcctctgtgtcatcatgatGTCCCCCACCGTGGAGCAGGCATTGAAAGACAAC ATCCCCTTCTACAGTGAATTGTGCGAGAAGGTGAATGCAGGCGAAAACTGCAAAACCCTCGTCGGATACTCTGCTGTCTACAAGGTGTGCTTTGGCATGGCCtgcttcttcttgttcttctgtATCTTCACTATACGGGTCAACAACAGCACGGGCTGCCGGGCGGCCATACATAACGG ATTCTGGTTACTGAAGTTTATCGCGCTGGTGGCATGTTGCGCTGGAGGCTTCTTCCTCCCCAATGAGGCAACATTCCTGGAAG TTTGGCGCTACATAGGAGCTGTCGGTGGGTTCATTTTCCTATTGATCCAGCTGATGATGTTGGTGGAGTTTGCACACAGATGGAACGCAAACTG GTATTCAGGAGTGAAGTATAACCGCCTGTGGTACGCTGCACTGGCCTTTGTGACTCTGGTTCTGTTCAGCGTTGGAGTCGGAGCTGTGGTCTTCATGGGTATTTTCTACACTCACCCCGAGGCTTGTTTACTCAACAAGATTTTTCTAGGCATCAACGGCAGCCTGTGCCTTGTCgtctccctgctggccatctCTCCGTTCATACAGAAAC TGCAGCCCAACTCGGGACTTTTGCAGCCAGGAGTCATCACTGTGTACGTCATGTACCTCACATTTTCAGCCTTTTCCAGCAAGCCAAAAGAGA TGCTGGTAATAGATGGTGTGAACActactgtatgtgtgttccCCATCAACTCTGGATCAGAAAGCGACAAAAAGATTGTCACTGCACTAGGAACCATTATTCTGTTTGGCTGTGTCCTTTACTCTTG CTTGACGTCCACCACTCGACGAGGCTCAGCAGCGCTCAGAGTGTGTAGGAACACTGAGCCGGAGACTGAG AGAGCTCGCTGttgtttctgctttggagaTGACACAG ACGAATACGATGAGGAGAAGACGGGCTCGGGCCAGAATGTGTTGTATGATGAGAGAGAGGCAACCATCTATAGCTACACCTACTTCCACTTTGTCTTCTTCCTTGGCTCCCTTTATGTCATGATGACCGTCACCAACTGGTTTCA CTATGATGACCACAAGATTGAGAAGCTTTTGGATGGGAGCTGGTCAGTGTTCTGGATCAAGATGGCCTCCTGTTGGGTGTGTCTCATTCTGTACATGTGGACCCTCATCGCCCCCATGGTCTGCCCAAAGCGCTTTGTGGCCTAG